TATGGGTGCTACACATACCGTCGAAGCTAAACAAAGTAATACAAAAGACGATGATCAAAATATCGATGCAGAACTTTCTGAAATTGAAGCTGATGATAAAAGTTCCATGGAAGAAATTTTAGCCAATCAGGAAGAAACTCACAAAAATCTTGACGCGACCCAACTCTATTTGGGAGAAATTGGTTTCTCGCCACTACTATCAGCCGAAGAAGAAGTTTATTTTGCCCGCCGCGCCCTTAAAGGACATGAAGCCTCCCGTAAACGGATGATTGTCAGCAATTTACGCTTAGTGGTTAAAATCGCACGCCGATACAACAACCGCGGATTAGCATTGTTAGACTTAATTGAAGAAGGCAACCTAGGCCTGATAAGAGCAGTTGAAAAATTCGATCCTGAACGGGGTTTCAGATTTTCAACCTATGCGACTTGGTGGATTAGACAGACCATCGAACGCGCCATTATGAATCAAACTCGCACAATTCGTCTTCCTATCCATGTGGTAAAAGAGCTGAATGTGTATCTCAGAACTTCCCGAGAATTAGCTCAAAAGCTTGATCACGAGCCCACAGCAGAAGAAATTGCTGAGTGTTTAGATAAGCCCGTAGAAGATGTCACTAAAATGTTGCGTTTAAACGAGCGCATTACATCTGTGGATACGCCGATTGGCAGTGACAATGACAAAGCCTTGTTAGATATTATTGCCGATGAAAAAGGCTATGGCCCCGAAGAGGATCTGCAAGATAAAGACATTAAGTGCAGTATTGTGCGCTGGTTAGAAGAACTCAACCCTAAACAACGTGAAGTGCTTGCCAGACGGTTTGGTTTAATGGGCTATGAACCATCGACCCTTGAAGATGTTGGTGCTGAAATTGGACTGACCCGTGAAAGAGTAAGGCAAATTCAAGTTGAAGCCTTACGTCGCTTGCGAGATATGTTGGGACATCAAGGTTTAAACCTTGAAGCTCTATTTAATAAGATCGATTAAGTAGCAGCAGCTAAGCCTCAGGTAAATGATTTCCGCACACTAGGAATATTTAGATGAGGCTTTTTATTTTGTACTGCAAACCGAATTTTCGGTGCTTATAGTACTGCTAAGGCCGCGTCGTAATCAGGTTCGTCAGCCGTTTCTGCAACTTGCTCGGTGTAAGCTACTTTACCATCGGCATCAATCACTACTACTGAGCGAGATAATAAGCCCGTTAGTGGTCCGGTTTTAAAGCTGACTCCGTAATCATCTCCAAAACTTGAACGGAAACTTGAACCGGTGATTACATTTTCAATTCCTTCTGCACCGCAAAAACGCGCAGCCGCGAAAGGTAAGTCTGCAGATACACAGATCACTTTGGTGTTATCTAATTTGCTCGCTTTATCATTAAACTTTCTCACCGATGTCGCACAAGTGCCTGTATCGACTGAAGGAAAAATATTAAGAATGACCCGACTGCCTGCAAAATCATGTAAAGACGCTGTGGACAAATCCACTTTGACCAAATCAAATTCTGGGGCTTTTGAACCTACGTCAGGTAAAGCGCCGACTGTCTCAAAAGGATTTCCTTGTAAGGTAACTTTTGCCATCTGATACTCCATTGTAATAATCAACTGAATTGAGCATACATTATAGACATATATATTGTTAAAGGATCAGCGTTAATGGAACAGTGGTTAAACTATTAAGGTCTAAGTTACAAATAATTAGCAGTTTAAATCCTAGCCAAACTGAAATTTTTTAATCTATATCATCCCATGCACCTTGGTTTTTAGCGGCGCTAATAATAGGGTCTCTAATGATGCTAGTGCGGTGCTGCTTTGCGCGATAGTGCAAAGCACTTTGAGTGCCACTATTACATTAGTGGCCACCTATGCCTTAGGTATTTCAGGTTTACTCGACCAGACCTCGAATCTGTGTCTTACGGTAGCACGTAGCATCTTATTCTTTGCCATTTATGGTTTTAGCTACACATTTATTCTACTTATAAAGACTAACAGCCTTGTCTAGTCTCTGTTCCTAAAGCTAAGCCTTATGCTAGTCTAGTATTTTTGAGGATGGGCTGACATTGATTGACTAGCATAGACTCATTAATAAGGTGTCTAAAAGGAAATTATTTATGCCCTATCCCTTCGTTAGTCTATGCGGCTCATTACTAATTTTATTCAGTTTTTGCTGTTTTTCAGCAACGCCTGTTGAATTTGCCAAACAGTATACTTACCCATCTAAAATCATGGCCGAAGAGCGGGAATATAGTGTTTATCTACCCCCTTCTTATACGCAACACTCAACACAGTCTTACCCTGTTATCTATGTATTGGATGGTGATCAATCGAAACTATTAAGTATCAGTGGTGTTGTTCAAGCCTTAAGTACCGAAGAGTTGGAAAATCAAATCCCGCAATTTATAATTGTTGCCATCCCCAATACAAATCGCTCCAGAGACCTAACACCCACCCAAACTGACTTAATTTATAAAGGCAAAGAGTTAGCAAAAATCCCAGGTAGCGGTGGGGCAGACAAATTTCTAAATTTTATTCAAAACGAATTGATGCCACAAATTGAAAAAAGTTATCGTACGAACCAAACTAAGGTGTTGGTTGGGATGTCATTTGGCGGCTTGTTTACCGGTCACGCATTGTTAACCAGGCCCGAGATGTTTAGTCACTATTTGATTGCTGATGCCACCTATGTATGGGATGACAATTACCTCAATCGAATCGCCCTTGGGCAGATCGAAAGACTTAAACAAAAGCGTCTAAGTGTGTATCTAGCCTTAGCCAATAACGACCATATTGGTGAGCATGGGGTAGCTAATCGTGCATGGGGAAATGGGTTTATCGCCAGACTAAATGCTATTCGATCTGACAATTTCCACGTTTATTCCGATTATTTTCCGAAACAAAGACATGGAACAGTCCAAATGCTGGCCTGGTATCACGGATTAGTGGCATTATTTAGCGCACCTTCCGCTACTGCATCAATGAAAAACGACAGATAATCCAACCTTGGTCACAAGCCTAAACCAAGGTTGGATCTAGTTTATGCACGACTAGTAAATTTTTGTTCAACAGTGTTTATTTTAATTTTTTCGCCACTAGCGATGTATTCAGGTACCTGTACGACTAAACCAGTAGACAAGGTTGCTGGTTTAGTTCTTGCGCTGGCAGACGCGCCTTTAATTGAAGGATCAGTTTCGGTAATAACCAAATCTACCGATGCTGGAAGCTCAATGCCAACGGGTTTACCATCTACAATTAAGATTTGCAGGCCACTGGTTTCTTCAGTAATAAACAACAATTCGTCTTCAATAGTCTGTTTATCAAGGCTATAAGGGGTGTAGTCTTCGTTATCCATAAAGACATACTCAGTGCCATCCACATAGGAAAACATCACTTTGCGACGATAAAACTCAGCTGTATTAACCATATCATCAGCTTTAAAGCTCTCATCGGCTTTGGTGCCTGTTGCCACTTCATACAAACGCATCCGATACAAACTTGCGCCGGCTCTTCCACTTGGCGTCAGCTTACTAATATCTTTGACCAAATACACTTTACCATTGTGTTCGATTGCGGCATTTTTCTTGATTTCACTTGCTTTTGGCATTGCTATTCTCTTAACTAAATTTGTTGCTTTAAAATATCACGAAGCAAGCAATTCAAAAAGCCTAAAACGGAACAAATATGCTGGTCAATCCAACACCACAGAGCCATCCTCGAATAAGGTCATGCTAGCGCTGGCTAATTGATACTCCTGCATATAGCGACGAATTGAGCCATAGGTGGCGGTGTAGACTTTGCCATTATGATCCTTGGTGGTTAGCTCGTCGCTGAATATCGAGCCCAACGCTAGCTTTAATCTGCTGACATGTAGTCGTTGCGGCGAAAAATATGCCTGAGCGTTGAGTTTCAGCCGCTCTATATCCGTTGTCTGGTAAATGGCTGCATTGACAATATCCAAAGTATATTCGGTACAATTTTGGAATTGCGAGTTATTCGGATTTGATATCACTGAATAGCGCTGATTATGCAATGTTTGATCTTTTGAATTGGCAATCAAGTCAATTATTCTGGTCTGCACTTCCTCGGTGGGGATGATAATGCCCGTTTTAAGCGAATAGGCCCCCCAGAAAAAATCCACCGGATAATCGGTCACTAGCACGCTCCGATTTGGACGGTTGCTATCTTGATAAAGGTTATGTATCGCATAACCTTGCACCTCGCTTCCATCAGCCAACTGAATATCAGAATAGATTGCTATAGCAGTGTGGGTATATTCAATCCATTTAGGTAAGTCTTTTTGCGGCCGCCCCACTCGGGACAAAATAAAGGCTCTTGCCCCATTGGCTGCGGCATACTTTTCTACATTTTTAGCGAACTTCATAATCCGATCCGCGGCTATTTTTGGTTCAGTTTGAGCCGGACTACCAGCAAAACTATAACTAGCCAAAAATGTGGTCGCAATTAGCAGAATCAGTACTTTCATCATCTCTCTCCTTTTAATCCAGATTAGTTAGCTTTAGTCGTTTGGCTTGTCAGCTCAATTACCCGATTAGGTGCGGGATCTGCAGTAATAATAAGTTCGGTGATGACCAGTTTTGATGATGGGTATGTATGCTCGTGTTGCAAAGCGCCCCCCACAAATTGGCCGCTGGCGGCGACCGCTTGTCCTGCGATAATAATAGGTACAGCAACCACAGCTGAAGCCACAACAGCAACTGACCCGACCCCATCTGCAACGGCCAATACAGAATGTTTGCTGGCTTGTAGGCTATGCTCTATCGCTTTACCTGCCTGTGCCTGATGTGCAAATACGCTCGAAAGTAGTAAACATAATGGAAAAATTGCTTTCATGGCTTGATCCAATCAATGAAACGATTGACCAAACAATAGGCAGTGGTAGATTAACTGTAAACCTGCATAACCAAAGTACAGTATGAATCGCTCACTTGGTTAGCATAAATATACTATTTAGCCATATTCCCATATATCGCCTTAACCGGAATGGACTCTACTGCTCGTAAAATTAAAATTAGGGATGCTGAAAGTGCGTTGGTCAGTGACAAATAAACTTGCGGCCTCAAATTGTAATATTTCATCCAATTTACCCTCTAAGTTGGCTAACTTGGTTTAGGCGATCTAAATAATTCTTTGCAGGGTTTTAAATGTATACGGGTAGGGATTTCTGTCGTCAGCTTGATGAGAGACGACTTCGAGTTGTTGCCAGTTGCCTGATTGTAAATAGTCAGGGAAGTAGGTATCGCCCTCAGTAGTCAAACCAATTTCGGTCAGATAAAGGCGTTGGCACAATGGTAAAAAGTGTTGATAGAGGGTTCCGCCACCGATGATCATCAATTCTTCTGTTGTACCTGCAACGTCAATCGCATCCTCGCAGCTTAGCACCACGGTAGCGTCTTTTAGACTATAGCTTGGGTCTCGACTAACCACGATATTTAAACGCCCAGGCAGCGCCTTACCAATTGATTCATAGGTTTTACGGCCCATGACTACAGGCTTGCCTAAAGTAATACGTTTGAAATGAGCTAAATCAGCGGGTAAATGCCAAGGCATCTTGTTATCAGCGCCAATAACGCGCTGATTTGCCATTGCGGCAATCATAGATATAAGCATAGAGTCGGTTCTTTTGGCTATAAAAAGGGCCTACCTGTGGGTAAGCCCTAAAAATTAATTACTCGCGAGTATAAATCACTTCAACATCATAATCATCATCGTCGTCGTCCTCATCATCAAGGTCGTCTTCAAAGTCTTCATGACTCGAGTGCTCATCAAGAGATTTACTGTGATATGTGTCCCACTTGAAATCTATCTCTTCCGGAGATTCAGCTAACAGTTCCATATCATTTGGCAGTGTCTCAATAAAGTTCATTACTTCACGACACAATCCATCCGTATTTTTCTTCTGGTATGCTGATATTTGGAAGCTCGGACCATCCCACTCAAGGGCTTCGATAATACTATCGCAGACTTCTTGAGCTTCATCTTCCAACAATAAATCTATCTTGTTGAACACTAACCAGCGTGGTTTAGCGGCAAGTTTTGGACTGTATTTTTCTAACTCTTTGATAATCGCTTTAGCATTTTCGACAGGGTCAGATTGGTCCGCGGGCAACAAATCGATCATGTGGAGTAAAATTCTACAACGCTCCAGATGCTTCAAGAAGCGAATACCTAAACCCGCGCCATCGGCGGCACCCTCAATTAGACCAGGAATATCTGCAATGACGAAACTGCGTTGAGCGTCTTGGCGCACTACCCCTAAATTAGGTACCAAAGTGGTAAAAGGATAATCGGCCACTTTAGGTTTGGCAGAAGAAACCGAGCGAATAAAAGTGGATTTACCTGCATTAGGTAGCCCTAACAGACCAACATCAGCCAACAACATCAATTCTAACGACAACCAACGGATCTCTCCAGGTGTTCCATTTGATTTTTGTCGAGGTGCGCGGTTAGTACTACTTTTAAATCTAGCATTGCCTAGGCCGTGGAAACCACCTTGGGCTACCTTTAAGCGCATACCGTGATGGGTTAAGTCACCTAGTGGCTCACCAGTATCTTTGTCAGTAGCACGGGTTCCGACAGGGACCTTAAGCTCGAGATCTTCTCCAGCACGTCCGGTACAATCACTACCTTGACCATTCTTCCCACGTTCAGCGCGATGAAAGCGCTCAAAGCGATAATCGATAAGCGTATTTAGATTCTCGTCGGCAACTAAATAGACACTGCCGCCATCTCCACCGTCACCTCCATCAGGACCACCACGAGGAACATATTTTTCACGGCGAAAGCCAATTACACCATTACCACCGTCGCCGGCTTCAACGCGTATTTCAGCTTCATCTACAAACTTCATTTCATACCTCTAATAAAGGATTATTAAAAAGGGGTCAGAGTAAATTAAATAATAGTTGCTAAAGACAAGTTACCACACATAACTTAAAATTTTAATTTACTCTGACCCCTCTTGTCCTCAGTTTACTCCGACACAGATTTTTTCTCTAGCAATAAAAAGCCCCGCTAAAGCGGGGCTTTTTTGTAACGCTTGTTAAGCTCGTTCTTATTCAGCAACGATGCTTACAAATTTGCGGTTTTTAGGGCCCTTCACGTCGAATTGCACTTTGCCATCAGACAATGCAAAAAGAGTGTGGTCTTTACCAATACCCATATTGTCTCCAGGGTGAAAACGAGTTCCACGCTGACGAACAATAATATTACCTGCTAATACGGACTCACCACCAAAACGTTTAACACCTAAACGTTTGCTTTCTGAGTCACGACCGTTACGAGTACTACCACCCGCCTTTTTATGTGCCATTAGTTCGTACTCCTATTAAGCGCTAATGCCAGTGATTTTCACTTCTGTGAACCACTGACGATGACCTTGAGTTTTTCGAGAATGCTTACGACGACGAAACTTGACAATTTTAATCTTGTCACCGCGACCATGAGTAACTACTTCAGCAGTTACCTTGCCACCATCAACATAAGGCATACCGATCTTAACATCATCACCATTACTAACCATCAAGACGTTATCGAATTCAACAGCATCACCTGGTGCGACTTCGATTTTTTCAAGACGAACGGTTTGACCTTCGGCCACACGGTGTTGTTTACCACCACTTTGGAAAACCGCGTACATATTTAACTCCGCTCTGCGCCCACGGCGCTACAATTCAAAAACAGGGCGCGAATTGTACGTGAACTGACCTATCCAAGCAACCCCTAAACGCAAATTATTATTGTAAATTCACACTTAAGTACCAATATCGCTATTTTAATCCATGTGTTGATTGGATAGATAGCGTTATTTATGTAGAATTGCGCGCACATACTTACTTCGACACAGAGCCAGTTTCCGAATAATGGACTTAGAACAGATCCGTCGCCTTGCTGACACTGACATGCAAGCAGTTAACGCACTCATTCAAGCACAGGTTAATTCCGATGTTGCTCTGATCAATCAATTGGGTTTTTATATCGTCAACAGTGGCGGTAAACGAATTAGACCCCTGATAACAGTTTTAGCTGCCAGAGCAGTCGGTATTCAATCAGACCAGCATCACACATTAGCGACCATTATTGAGTTTATTCACACTGCAACTTTGCTGCATGATGACGTGGTAGATGAATCCACCATGCGCCGCGGTCGAGAAACAGCGAATGCAGTTTTTGGCAACCAAGCCAGTGTTTTAGTTGGCGATTTTCTCTACACCCGTTCTTTCCAAATGATGGTTGATTTAAAACGCATGCGAGTGATGGAGATTCTTTCTGATGCCACAAATGTGATTGCCGAAGGTGAGGTGTTGCAGTTAATGAATTGCAATGACCCTGACACCAGTGAAGAAAGTTATATGGAGGTAATTTACAGCAAAACTGCACGCTTGTTCGAAGCTGCCACTTTGCTTGCCGCGGTGCTAACCGATCAACCAGCAGAAATTGAATCAGCCATGCAAGACTATGGGCGATATTTGGGTACCGCTTTTCAATTAGTCGACGACATTCTAGACTATGCGGCTGATAGCCAAGAGATGGGCAAAAATGTGGGCGATGACTTGGCCGAAGGTAAGCCTACGTTGCCGTTACTTTACGCAATGTGGAAGGGTTCACAACAGCAGCAAACTTTGATCAAAGATGCCATAGAGCACAATAATGGTATGGAAAATCTAGATCAGATTTTGCAAGCAATGGAAGATACGGGTTCGTTAACCTACACCCGCCAACAAGCTTTAAATGCGGCCGACAAAGCCATAGATGCCCTTAAAATACTACCAGACTCAGATTATAAAGACGCCTTGATCAGTCTTGCACATATTTCAGTTGAGCGAGCAGCTTAATGGTGACTGCAGGGATGCGGCACTATGGTGATGAGGTTAAGCTAAGCGCAGTATTGGCGTAATTTATCCAACATTTCTTTACTCAAGCCTAAATCTAAACTGGAATTATAGGCATCTTTCATACCTGATAAAATAGGTAAGTCAGCAGTGTTTGATTTTTCATTCTCAGTGTACTGTTGCGTTACTTTTTCGGCTGAAAATATTTCTTGATCATTAGCAAACATACTTCATTTCCTCATTATTATCGCTAATGTTATCGACATCTATCTAATAATCTTGAATGTTTTTAGGTTTTCATTGGTGCAATGGGTCCTAGCCGGTTGAGATTCGAACAACTAGCAAGTACAGGTAAAAATGTTCATGTATACCGTGAAATTACTACACAGATTACAACTGACAATGGTTTAAAGATTTAGTGAACAGATATTCATTAACAATGTAAGTGCTATTTTTAAAGGCCTGCAAGCCGAAGTGTAGAATCTGGTCCAATATTTGCATTAGCATTATCAATAATACAAATTCGCAACTAATGCGGATACATTCATTAATGAGGTAAGCCATGAAAAATTATACTAAATCTATTGCTTTTGCTGTCGGTTTGACACTAACTGCCGCCCCTTTTGTTCACGCGGATGTAGTCACGTCAGACTCAATATTGGCCGAGCGTGGTGTTGCTTATAACAAACAGCAAATACTAGCCATGGTGTCTGATACGGAAGTCCAAAACAAGTTGGCTAGCCTAGGTGTTAGTCAAGCAGATGCGATTGCTAGAATCAACAACATGACGCCCGATGAAGTGAATGCTTTGAACCAGCAACTCAATGATGCCCCAGCAGGTGCCGGTCTTATAGGTGTGGTAGTTACTGTGTTGGTAGTGGTGGCGGTATTAGATTTACTAGGTGTTACTGATGCCTACCCGTTTATCCGTCCTGTAGGTGAGTAATTTTCAGTGATGCACATCGTCAGGATGTGCCTGCTAGTCGGTTGCATAGTTTTGATACAAGGTTGTCAAACTATGCAACAGACACAGGCGCTAGTTAATAATCCACCCCAGGATATTGCAGCACAGCATCTAATTACTGACGTTCCCTTTTATCCCCAGCAAGAGTATTACTGTGGCCCGACTGTGCTTGCAGAGGTACTCAATTTTTATCAATTTAACACCCGTCCGGATGATATAGCAGCTCATACTGTCATTCCTAAGCGCCATGGCACCTTGCAACTTGAGATGGTATCAACCGCTAGAAGTTTTGGCGTTGTACCCTACACTCAACGCGGTACATTGGAGCAATTAATACGTTTAGTTGGCGAAAATAAACCGGTTATTGTATTTCAAAATTTAGGGATATCCTGGATACCTGCTTGGCATTATGCGGTTGTCATAGGTTACGATTTAACTCAACACAAATTGATCTTGCATAGCGGTGAAACGGCTAATCTAAAAGTTGGCTTTGAAGTATTTGAACGCACTTGGCAAAGGGGCAACTACTGGTTACTGGCATTGCAACCCCCTACTCAAAGTAGTGAGCAGTTTGATTCTTACCTGTATATCAAAGCCTCTCATGAACTGATAACTATTGGTAAAACCGAGCAAGGCGTTAACGGCCTACAGACCGCCACGTCCCAATGGCCTGATGAGTGGTTAGGATATTTCCTGTTGGGAAACTACTACATGCAAGTTGGCGATGACCCACACAGCCAAAAGATGGCGCTGCAGTGGTTCACTAGAGGGCTTGAAAGCGGTTCTGAGCATGCGGAGTATCTGAATAACTACAGTTATGCATTGGCTAATGCGGGTTGTTTTGAGCAAGCACAGTTAATTTTGCAACGATCTATCAATAAGTGGCCTGAGAATTTAACCCTGCGTAGTTCTGTAGATCAGATAGATAAGCTTCAGGCTCAGGCACCAACAAGTGATGCCATACCAGCCTGTTCATTTTAAAAATTAAGCGCTGATTTAGCTTCTAATTTAAACCCAAATCCCTCGTCATATTTTCGTTACGATCACGATGCACAATGATGTTATCTTCAATGCGTATACCACCAAAGGGTTTAAAGTGATCAACAATATTCCAATTGATGAATTTTGACTCGGGAGTACTCTTTAAATCCCTCAACAGACTATCAATAAAGTACAAACCAGGCTCTATGGTAAACACTTGTCTGGCTTCCACTGTACGCGTGGTGCGAAGGAAGGAATGATCATCCGGTGGTGGATTCGGTGTGCCCCGATCATCTGCAGCATGACCCGCTACATCGTGTACCTGCAGGCCAAGGAAATGGCCAATCCCATGGGGGAAAAAGGTTTTGGTAATACCCATTTCAACACAATCGTTTGCAGACAAATTAACCACTCCAAACTCGTTCAAAAGTCGACCAATGTGAGCGTGCGCCGCCAAATGAATATCAAGATAAGGAACACCAGGTTTAAGCATGTTAATTAGATCTAGGGTGACCTTGTCCATGGCATCAATTAATGCAGCAAACTCATTTTGTTTAGCGCTATACGTACGGGTAATGTCAGACGCGTAACCGTTGCAGGTCGCTCCCGCATCAATAAGGAAAGAGCGGGATTCCGCCGGAGCCTGAGTTTCCGTAATCATATTGTGCAAGATGGCACTGTTTTCATTCAGCGCAACTATGTTGTTATAGGGAACCTGGTTTTCACCTAAGCGGGTAGCTTTTAAATAAGCTAGATTAATATCAAACTCGCTCAACCCTTGCCTAAATGCTTGCTCTGCGGCTTGATGTCCTGCAACAGCTATACTGCTCGATTCGCGCATGCAGCTCAACTCATAGTCAGTTTTATAAGCTCGATGGTAGTGCAGAAAATGCAACACTCGGTCTGGATTGACCAAATCAAAACCTAAGGCGCGGGCTACTTCAAGGTATTCGCCGATATAAGCGTATTTTACTTTGTCGTAGGGTAAATGTTTCTCCACTGCATCAGCCTGAGAAAGTAAAACAATATCAAACTCCTTCGCCCAGTATTCATAGGGCTCTGGCGGTACTTTATGCCAGAAATCCTTAGGTCGATAAAAAATAAGCTTAGGTTTATCAACACCGTTTACCACCAACCAGCAATTCGGATTGTCAATGACCGGAACCCAGGCTTTAAATTGGGGACTCACGTGAAAAGGATAGTGATTGTCATCCAAGAACATGCGTTTGCTTTGACCAGAGTGAATAATTAGACCTTCAATCCCTTCTCTCAATAACGCTTCTTTGGTACGGGTTTGCATTTCTTCAATATGTTGTGGATATAGATTCGGTAAGGTTTGCATAGCACCACTAATTACTAAAACATGAGTATTTATGGGCATTACACTATCATGGAATAAGGGGGTATCGTCAATAGTTACACCGAACTAGCCACTTATTGAACGTCAAGTTTAAGCTGTGATTAACGACCTATTCACCCCGCCCAAGTGCTGCTAATTCCGGGTGGCAGGGGGTTCAATCACCACGCCACCTAACTTCATATTCACTAGGTCTTCAAACAGACCTGTTGACTGGCCTAATTGTTGGGCATAAATTTGGCGATATGCCAGTACTGCTTTGACATAATTGCGAGTTTCTTTGTAGGGAATCGTCTCAATCCAAATGTCGACGGGCATACTTTGCTTCCGAGGCACCCAACTTTGTACTCGTCGCCAACCAGCATTGTAAGACGCTGTCGCTAACACTGGGTTGTCATCCATTTTATCCATGAGGTAACGCAGATACTGAGTGCCATAGCCAGCATTACTGTCAGGATCAAATAACACTTGGTTACTCACTTTTTTCTTGGCCAAATATCGAGCGGTTCCTGGTAACAATTGCATTAAACCTTTAGCACCAGCGCTTGAATTCGCGTCTGACATGAATGAGCTTTCGCGACGAGCAATGGCAAACGCCCATGCCGGGTCAATTTGATTAACTTGAGCATGATTTAACAACTGATCTTTATAGGCCATCGGAAACCGTCGTTTTATATCATCGAGGTATCCGGTGTTTGAAAAACCGGTAATTGCACGATCATGCCACTGCCAACTGTCAGCCAGTACTGCAGATACCAATTCTTGTTGAGGGCTCAGTTGAGATTGTAAGTACCACCACTCTCGACGAGCTTCTGTATAGCGCTGTAGTTGCAAAAATTCATGGGCGCGTTTAGCCGCAGGCATGTTGGCCACTTGAGACAATGTCATGGGATCAAACTCCAACGGTTTGTCTACCATATTAGGAGTAAGTGCTAACTTCCCGCTGGCAAGAAAGCCATAATAGTGACGATTTTTAGCTATCTGCTGATAATGCAAGTTGGCTTTGTTGGATTCATTGATTTGTTCGAACGCCCTCGCCTGCCAGTATTGAAAACTCAGATCTTGGGCTATTTGGCTAGGTAACAAATCAATCACTTCCAACGCATGTTGCCAATTGCCCGACTTAATTACATAGGCCAAATGCCAGCGAAATAACTGTTCTTCTGCGTTTTCATGACTGGCTTTTTCTAACCACTCCGACGCTTTTGGATGTTCATTAATGGTTAATGCAATGGCAAATGTCTCCGCCATTTTCAGTTGACTAGTAGGTTGCACATTGTATTTGGCCAATACTTTCTGCCAACTTTTCAAGGCTAAATCATCATCACGCCAAATCAGGCGCGTTAAACCATATTGCAAAATGGCTAATTCTAATTCTTTATGAGTGCCAGGAAACTTCGATAAACGGCTGACATAACCGGGATTTCGACGCACACTGAGCCATAGATCAGCTAAGTACTGCTTATCTTCACTGAGCAACGTCTTAAGATACGGGATCAAGGTATGATTGCCACCGTCCGCCGCCAAGGCTAATCGCGCTAAGACATGCTTTTCAGTGCGCAAACCGGCTTGAGTCCAAGCTTTGAACACAGGATCACATTCATTAGGTTGAGATTCACCCACCACCCAAAGTTTTTCAGCTTGATTGTAGACGCTCTGGATGTCGTCTTTACGTAGCAATTTAAAAGACAGAAATTGACAAGTCAGCTCTACGTTAGCGGTAGGCTTGAAAAACTGAATAAATCGCTCTGCATCATTATTTTTTGCTAATTGCTCTAGCCAAGTGCGCCTTAGCGGCCAATCTAG
Above is a window of Aliiglaciecola sp. LCG003 DNA encoding:
- the rpoS gene encoding RNA polymerase sigma factor RpoS, producing the protein MGATHTVEAKQSNTKDDDQNIDAELSEIEADDKSSMEEILANQEETHKNLDATQLYLGEIGFSPLLSAEEEVYFARRALKGHEASRKRMIVSNLRLVVKIARRYNNRGLALLDLIEEGNLGLIRAVEKFDPERGFRFSTYATWWIRQTIERAIMNQTRTIRLPIHVVKELNVYLRTSRELAQKLDHEPTAEEIAECLDKPVEDVTKMLRLNERITSVDTPIGSDNDKALLDIIADEKGYGPEEDLQDKDIKCSIVRWLEELNPKQREVLARRFGLMGYEPSTLEDVGAEIGLTRERVRQIQVEALRRLRDMLGHQGLNLEALFNKID
- the tpx gene encoding thiol peroxidase, producing the protein MAKVTLQGNPFETVGALPDVGSKAPEFDLVKVDLSTASLHDFAGSRVILNIFPSVDTGTCATSVRKFNDKASKLDNTKVICVSADLPFAAARFCGAEGIENVITGSSFRSSFGDDYGVSFKTGPLTGLLSRSVVVIDADGKVAYTEQVAETADEPDYDAALAVL
- a CDS encoding alpha/beta hydrolase-fold protein; amino-acid sequence: MPYPFVSLCGSLLILFSFCCFSATPVEFAKQYTYPSKIMAEEREYSVYLPPSYTQHSTQSYPVIYVLDGDQSKLLSISGVVQALSTEELENQIPQFIIVAIPNTNRSRDLTPTQTDLIYKGKELAKIPGSGGADKFLNFIQNELMPQIEKSYRTNQTKVLVGMSFGGLFTGHALLTRPEMFSHYLIADATYVWDDNYLNRIALGQIERLKQKRLSVYLALANNDHIGEHGVANRAWGNGFIARLNAIRSDNFHVYSDYFPKQRHGTVQMLAWYHGLVALFSAPSATASMKNDR
- the yeiP gene encoding elongation factor P-like protein YeiP, with translation MPKASEIKKNAAIEHNGKVYLVKDISKLTPSGRAGASLYRMRLYEVATGTKADESFKADDMVNTAEFYRRKVMFSYVDGTEYVFMDNEDYTPYSLDKQTIEDELLFITEETSGLQILIVDGKPVGIELPASVDLVITETDPSIKGASASARTKPATLSTGLVVQVPEYIASGEKIKINTVEQKFTSRA
- a CDS encoding DUF2145 domain-containing protein, with amino-acid sequence MKVLILLIATTFLASYSFAGSPAQTEPKIAADRIMKFAKNVEKYAAANGARAFILSRVGRPQKDLPKWIEYTHTAIAIYSDIQLADGSEVQGYAIHNLYQDSNRPNRSVLVTDYPVDFFWGAYSLKTGIIIPTEEVQTRIIDLIANSKDQTLHNQRYSVISNPNNSQFQNCTEYTLDIVNAAIYQTTDIERLKLNAQAYFSPQRLHVSRLKLALGSIFSDELTTKDHNGKVYTATYGSIRRYMQEYQLASASMTLFEDGSVVLD
- the folA gene encoding type 3 dihydrofolate reductase, producing the protein MLISMIAAMANQRVIGADNKMPWHLPADLAHFKRITLGKPVVMGRKTYESIGKALPGRLNIVVSRDPSYSLKDATVVLSCEDAIDVAGTTEELMIIGGGTLYQHFLPLCQRLYLTEIGLTTEGDTYFPDYLQSGNWQQLEVVSHQADDRNPYPYTFKTLQRII
- the cgtA gene encoding Obg family GTPase CgtA, yielding MKFVDEAEIRVEAGDGGNGVIGFRREKYVPRGGPDGGDGGDGGSVYLVADENLNTLIDYRFERFHRAERGKNGQGSDCTGRAGEDLELKVPVGTRATDKDTGEPLGDLTHHGMRLKVAQGGFHGLGNARFKSSTNRAPRQKSNGTPGEIRWLSLELMLLADVGLLGLPNAGKSTFIRSVSSAKPKVADYPFTTLVPNLGVVRQDAQRSFVIADIPGLIEGAADGAGLGIRFLKHLERCRILLHMIDLLPADQSDPVENAKAIIKELEKYSPKLAAKPRWLVFNKIDLLLEDEAQEVCDSIIEALEWDGPSFQISAYQKKNTDGLCREVMNFIETLPNDMELLAESPEEIDFKWDTYHSKSLDEHSSHEDFEDDLDDEDDDDDDYDVEVIYTRE